From a region of the Deltaproteobacteria bacterium genome:
- a CDS encoding dual specificity protein phosphatase has protein sequence MAAPLPTLSLIARGLEPHGADLFVGGTAAARDVHLLREHGISTVVNCAVNVDVNYVPAPVEDGGEGESGAMCRAGHAPFRVYKLGLVDGDNPAGMMLGGYCILHGALHQTMPDKESYPRQVNGNVLVHCREGRSRSVALAALYLHLRDPARFPELEGAIAAVREKRGLPPEEWSEVPTREIIDAAAEAARAIRSLRDLGILAA, from the coding sequence ATGGCTGCTCCCCTTCCTACCCTCAGCTTGATTGCCCGGGGTCTCGAACCCCACGGCGCGGACCTTTTCGTGGGCGGGACCGCGGCGGCGCGTGACGTCCACCTGTTGCGGGAGCATGGCATATCGACGGTGGTCAACTGCGCGGTCAACGTGGATGTGAATTACGTCCCCGCGCCGGTGGAGGACGGCGGGGAGGGGGAATCGGGCGCTATGTGCCGTGCCGGACACGCTCCGTTCCGGGTCTACAAGCTGGGGCTCGTGGACGGCGACAATCCCGCCGGCATGATGCTCGGCGGGTACTGCATTCTCCATGGCGCTCTCCACCAGACGATGCCGGACAAGGAGAGCTACCCGCGACAGGTCAACGGCAACGTCCTGGTCCACTGCCGCGAGGGACGCAGCCGCTCCGTTGCCCTGGCGGCGCTCTATCTCCACCTGCGGGACCCGGCCCGGTTCCCCGAGCTTGAAGGCGCCATCGCGGCGGTGAGGGAGAAGCGCGGCCTGCCTCCGGAAGAGTGGTCCGAGGTGCCGACACGGGAGATCATCGACGCCGCCGCGGAGGCGGCACGGGCCATCCGGTCGCTGCGCGACCTTGGAATACTTGCCGCCTGA